In bacterium, the sequence CTCGTCGGTGGTCTCCGACGGACCGATCCATGGGAACAGGCCGTTCTCGACCTCGTCGCCGGTCAGCGACGCGATCTGCGTGAAGGTCTGCCCCCCGTCGAGGGAGAGGTGCAGCGAACCCGAGTTGATGCGGACGACCTCCTCCCACTGGACCATCACGGACTCGTCCTCGACCACTTCCTGACCCGCCGCCGGGACGATGAAGGCAGGCAGGGCGGGATTCTGCAGGAACGGTCCGGCCTCGGAAACGTTGCCCATGTTGTTCGCCCCGTCGACGGCCGCGATCTTGAAGGTCCGAGTGCCGTAGGGAAGCGCGAGCGTGACGGTCTCCAGCGTGGTGTCGACGGCCCCGTCCGGATCCTGTCCGCTCTCGGCCAGCAGGTAGGAGTAGCCGGCGACGCCGGACATGCCGTCGGTGGCCGGATCCCAGTCCACGATCAACTCGCCGTAGTCGCCCCAGAGGCCGGCCGGCAGGCTCGCCCGGGTGATCACCACGTCCGAGGGGAGGGTGGCGTCGATCCAGAACGGGCCCAGGTGCATGGTGTCGAGGGCGAAATTGCCGGCCCAGTCCACCGTCCGCAGGTGGAACCAGTGATCCTGCGCATCGACGAGCGGGGGGCTGGTGTCCAGCGTGACCTCGCCGTACGAAGTGGGCTCGGTCGGCTCCGTGCTCGGGGACCGGTCCCAGAGGGTGGCGTACTGGGGCCACGAACCGATGCAGTCGTCCCAGCCCCAGTCCCACCAGACGTCCACCGTATCGTCCGGAGACCAGACTTCCGCCTGATGCGAGCTGCTGGCCAGGGTCGCGGGGTTGTCGGGCGGGACCAGGTCGAGGCTGAAGCTCTGGCAGGTAGACCAGTCGCTGATCAGGCCGCATTCGTGGAAGGCCCGCACGCGCCAGTAGTAGACGACGCCCGACTCCAAGCCCTCGACGTTGTAGCCGCCGGGCACCGAATGGATCTCGCCGGTGCCGCAGCTCGTGCCCACCTGGACCTCGAAGTGGTCCGCATCCTCCCAATGGCTCCAGCCCAGCATCGTTTCCGGCCGGCCGCAGGTATAGCCGTCGGGGGGCGTGAGCCCTGTCGGCGGATCGACGGACGCGGGCGCGGTCTTGAAGGTGTAGCAGAACTGTCCGCCGCTGCTCCAGTAGGTCGTGTCCCCGCAGAAGTTGTGGCCCCGGACCGCCCAGTAGTAGGTCGTGTTCGGATCGAGCCCCGAGATCTCGTACTGGGTCGAACCGATGTCGGTGATGATGTCGCCCTCGTAGCACCAGTTCGGGCTGATCCGCACGTCGTAGCTCTCGGCGCCGTCCAGGGATGTCCACTGCAGGGTGGTGGTCGTGCCCACGCAATGCGAGCTGTCGGGGGGGCTGACGGCCTCGGCCACCTCGTAGAGGCTGGGCTTGGTGCGGAAGCGGTACGAGCCGGTCCAGTCCGTCCAGTCCGTGCATTCGTCCCGGGCCCGCACGCGCCAGTAGTACCAGGTGCTGGCCATCAGATCCGAGACGGTGTAGTTGTCGGTCGTGGTGTCGTACACCGGACCGGTCCCGGCGCTCGTGCCGATCTGCACCTGGTAGTCGCCGTTCGGCGCGGTGTCGGTCCAGAACAGCAGCAGGTCGTCGCGCTCGCGGCACAGGGAGAAGTCTGGAGGCGAATTGAGGACCGGCTGCGGCGGCGCGGCCGGGTACTCGATGTCGATCACGACCGCATGCCAGCGCTGGGTCCAGTTGTTGTTCGGATTCGCGTCGGCGTTGGTGATGTGGATGCCCATGTACTGGGGAAGTGTCGTGCTGGAGCAGTTCAGGACGATGCCGATGTGTTTCTCCACGGTCTGCATGGGACCGATGGGGCCGTTGATGACGACGCTGCCGAGCAGCCAGTCGTTCCCGTTGATGATGCTGTCGCCGGACTGGTAGACGTCCACCGGCCAGCTCCCTGTCGCGGTGACGCTCGAGTAGTTGTGCACCAGGACGTCGAAGGTGAACATCTGTCCCTGGACCGGTGTCTCGGTCACCGTGATCTCCAGGGGCTGGATGTCGGGCGTACCCGGCACGTCGGCGTCGATCCAGCCGGTGATGTCGTACCACATGGTGTTGTTGATGCGCGTGTCGTAGGTGTCCCAGTCGTCGATGTCGACCAGGGTGCTGTTGGAGCGCACGGCATAGACGCCGCCCCCGTCGCGCACGGCCCCGCCTCCGCTCTGGCCCTTGTACATGTCCCGGTCGAAGTACACCTCGTTGCCGACGCTCTCGCAGCCGTCGTAGGTCCCGTACTGGAAGTACATGGTCTGCCCGTCGTAGGGATCCTCGCCGGGGTAGCCGTAGTGGGTCCAGGAGCCGGTCGTGTACCAGTCGCAGTTCGGGTCCGAGCCGAACCCCCGCCAGCCGGCGATCGCGCCGATGGGCCACTGGAGGTCGATGATCGCGACGTCCCAGTCGTAGTCCTCGCTGCTGGTCCAGCCGGCCCAGGCGTGGAGCTGGACGCCGTAGGCCTCGCCGAAGTGCGCCACGCCGTAGTGGAACCCCGGCAGGACCCGGACCTGGTAGGCCCAGTCGTCGACGTCGTTGCCGTCCGAATCCTCGAACATGTACACACAGTGGCCGGCGGTCAGGACGTGGTAGGGATCGATCAGCGTGCCCGAGCATCCGGAGTGGACCACCTCGCCGTGCTCGTTGAGGTATTCGGAATAGATCTTCACGTGCTTGGGGTAGTCGCCGACCGTCGTGTCGTAGACCGGGTAGATGTAGCTGAAATCCTTCGGCGTCCCGTCGCCGCCCGGCGGCACGCGCGCTCCCTGGCCGCCCTCCGTGAGCAGGTGCAGGACGTCGGGGACCCCCTCCGGCGGCGTTCTGCGGAACACCTCGCCCGTGCGCAGGTCGAAGGTCAGCAATTCACCCCGCGAGCACTCGAAGCAGTCCAGGGCGGCGTCCTCCGCGTCGTCGTTCTGCTGACGCTGTGGCATCGGCTGCCCGACGGCGCCGGTCGCGAGTGCGGTGAAAATGAAGATCAGGATGAAAGAGGCGGATATATGGCGATTGAACACGATCCCGACCTCCCCCCAGAGTGACGGGTTACCTACTCCGCGGGTAGTCTATCACATTCGAGTGTTGGGCAGGAGATCATTCTGTACATGCGATGTCAATTGAGACGGGGAGCACTCGATCGGGACGCATCCGGACGAGGTCGCAGCGGCATGCGCAATCCGTCCGATCGTCAAGACAAGAACATTCAGGAACAAACGGGCTTCGCTGGGGTTGATGTCTTTCTCCCGGGCGTACGTACCCCGGCTCCCTTTCCGACAACGGCTTCCGAGGCGGACTTGAACGGCATGGCGCTTCAGCCCAGAACTCCGAGCACGACGACGCGGATCGCTCTGGCGATCTGGTCCGTCCTGCTGCCGGTCCTGCCGGTCCCGGCCGCCGCCTGCGAGCCGCCGCCCCCCGCCCCCGTTCATCCCCCCGCCTGCTGCTGCTGCGTCGAAGAGGCCGTGCCCGGCTGCGCGCGCGAGGCTTCGCTGCCCTGTGCGAGCGGCAATGGCTGCGCCCGTTGCCCGCTGGTGTCGGGCGCCCTGGTTTTCATCGCGCCCGACGGGGTCGGTCTCGAGGGACTCGACCCGCTCGCGATGATCCGTCCGGACGACCAGTTCCCCCGCGAGGCGTTCTACACGCCGCCCGATCCACCTCCCCGGTCGGCCGTGCCTTCCTGACTCCGGCGCCGTCCGTGGTGGACGGCGCCAGCGAATCCTCATGAAAGGACGCCGACATGTTGTCGACGAAGCGTATCGTATTGATCCTGCTCACCTTGATGCTCGCCCTGTCCGCGACGGGCGTGGCGACGGCCGCCGACGATCCCCGCGAGTCCGCCGCGAAGGCGGCCTGCGCTTGCACGTGCTCCGAGGACGGCAAGTGCGCCCAGGGGACCTGCGAGAGCGACCGCTGCAAGGACGGCAAGTGCGACAAGGAAGCCTGCGCGTGCGCCTGCGCCGAGGACGGCAAGTGCGACAGGGAAACCTGCGAGGCCGCTTGCCACGGCAAGTCGCCCAAGGGCTGCGCCGCGCAGAAGACCGCGCACGGCTGCGGCTCCGCCTGCGGCGGGCACGGCAAGTCGTAGGCTGATCGGCTGAAACGTCGTCCGGACGGAAAGGGGCCCGCCTGTTCTGCCGGCGGGCCCTCGGTCGTCGGCCGCTCTCAGGAATGCTCGGGCGGCTCGATCTTGTCCATCTCGCCCGCTTCGACCTTGGCCAGGTACTCGGGATAGGTCATCGAGGGCCGGCCCGTGTCCTGCCGGACCATTTCGATGCACCCGTCGACCGGACAGACCAGCGAACAGAGATTGCAGCCCACGCACTTGTCCTGGTCCACCTCGAAGAGGTTGACCTTGCCCTCGCCGGCGCCGGCGAAGACCCGGAAGCCGCCGCTGTGCATCAGGGCCCGCGGGCCGTCGGCTCCGTGACGCGCCACGTACGCGTCCTCGCTCACGGTGGTGTGCACGATGGACTGGTGGGCGCCGTCCTCGCAGGCGATGTAGCAGACGCCGCAGTGGACGCAGCTCTCCTGGTCGATCTGCGCCGCCACCTTGTAGCTCAGGTCGAGCTGGTTCCAGTCGCCGACCAGGGGTACGGTCCGTCCGATGAAGTCGTCGAGGCGGGCGAAGCCGTGGCCGGCCATCCAGTTTTCCAGGCCCGAGACGAACTGCTCCACGATGCGGAAGCCGTAGTGCATGGCCGCCGTGCAGACCTGCACGCCGCTCGCGCCGAGCAGCATGAACTCCACGGCGTCGCGCCAGGTCTGGATGCCGCCGATGCCGGAGATGGGCAGGCCGATCCCCGCGTCGGCGGCGATGCTGTGGACCATGTGCAGGGCGATGGGCTTGACCGCCGGTCCGCAGTAGCCGCCGTGGCTGCCGCGGCCCGCCACGTGGGGGACCGGCAGCAGCGAGTCCAGGTCCACGCCGATGATGGAGTTGACGGTGTTGATCAGGGCCAGGCCGTCGGCGCCGCCCCGCCGCGCCGCCCGCGCCACGAAGCGCACGTCGGTCACGTTGGGTGTCAGCTTGACGAGCACCGGTATCTCGGCCGCCTCCTTGACCCAGGTCGTGATCTGCTCGGTGTAGTCGGGCACCTGCCCCACCGCGGCGCCCATGCCGCGTTCGCTCATGCCGTGGGGGCAGCCGAAGTTCAGCTCCAGCCCGTCGCAGCCGGTGTCCTGGGTGCGCTTGACGATGTCGTGCCACACCTCCGGCTTGCTCTCGACCATCAGCGAGACCACGACCGCGTGGTCGGGGAACTCGCGCTTGACCTGGCGGATCTCCGCGAGGTTGGTCTCCAGCGTGCGGTCGGTGATCAGCTCGATGTTGTTCAGGCCGACGACCTTCTGGCCGTCGTAGTCCAGGGCCCCGTAGCGCGAGGAGACGTTGACGATGGGCTCGGTGCCCAGGGTCTTCCACACCACGCCGCCCCAGCCCGCCGCGAAGGCGCGGCGCACCTGGTAGGCGGAGTTGGTGGGCGGACCGCTGGCCAGCCAGAAGGGATTGGGCGACCGGACGCCGCCGACGTTCGTGCCGAGATCAGGCTTGCCCATGTTTCTCCTTCAGGTACCGGTCGATGCCGCGCGCGGCTATCTTGCCCTGCTGCACGGCGTGGACAAGCTCGGCGCCCTTGCTGATGCAGTCGCCGCCGGCGTAGAGGCCCGCCAGAGAGGTCGCGCCGGTCGCCGGGTCGATGATCACGCGTCCCTCGACGAAGTCCAGGCCCTCGACGCCCTGCAGCAGCTTCGAGAGCGGCGATTGCCCGAGGGCCTTGACGACCATGTCGCAGGGCACCTCGAATTCGCTGCCGGGGACGGGTTCGAGGTGCGCCTGGCGGCCCTTGCCGATCAGCTCCAGCCGCTGGCAACGCACGCCC encodes:
- a CDS encoding trypsin-like serine protease, with the translated sequence MFNRHISASFILIFIFTALATGAVGQPMPQRQQNDDAEDAALDCFECSRGELLTFDLRTGEVFRRTPPEGVPDVLHLLTEGGQGARVPPGGDGTPKDFSYIYPVYDTTVGDYPKHVKIYSEYLNEHGEVVHSGCSGTLIDPYHVLTAGHCVYMFEDSDGNDVDDWAYQVRVLPGFHYGVAHFGEAYGVQLHAWAGWTSSEDYDWDVAIIDLQWPIGAIAGWRGFGSDPNCDWYTTGSWTHYGYPGEDPYDGQTMYFQYGTYDGCESVGNEVYFDRDMYKGQSGGGAVRDGGGVYAVRSNSTLVDIDDWDTYDTRINNTMWYDITGWIDADVPGTPDIQPLEITVTETPVQGQMFTFDVLVHNYSSVTATGSWPVDVYQSGDSIINGNDWLLGSVVINGPIGPMQTVEKHIGIVLNCSSTTLPQYMGIHITNADANPNNNWTQRWHAVVIDIEYPAAPPQPVLNSPPDFSLCRERDDLLLFWTDTAPNGDYQVQIGTSAGTGPVYDTTTDNYTVSDLMASTWYYWRVRARDECTDWTDWTGSYRFRTKPSLYEVAEAVSPPDSSHCVGTTTTLQWTSLDGAESYDVRISPNWCYEGDIITDIGSTQYEISGLDPNTTYYWAVRGHNFCGDTTYWSSGGQFCYTFKTAPASVDPPTGLTPPDGYTCGRPETMLGWSHWEDADHFEVQVGTSCGTGEIHSVPGGYNVEGLESGVVYYWRVRAFHECGLISDWSTCQSFSLDLVPPDNPATLASSSHQAEVWSPDDTVDVWWDWGWDDCIGSWPQYATLWDRSPSTEPTEPTSYGEVTLDTSPPLVDAQDHWFHLRTVDWAGNFALDTMHLGPFWIDATLPSDVVITRASLPAGLWGDYGELIVDWDPATDGMSGVAGYSYLLAESGQDPDGAVDTTLETVTLALPYGTRTFKIAAVDGANNMGNVSEAGPFLQNPALPAFIVPAAGQEVVEDESVMVQWEEVVRINSGSLHLSLDGGQTFTQIASLTGDEVENGLFPWIGPSETTDEAVLMLDVDAVASDYTACSALFSLRATTAVDDDAPHAPGTRLTAIYPNPFNPRTTVAYALDAGALVRMTVLDALGRRVRTLVDWQPRGPGVHEVDWDGTDAQGLRVSSGVYFACLETPQRRELKRMVLVK
- the preA gene encoding NAD-dependent dihydropyrimidine dehydrogenase subunit PreA codes for the protein MGKPDLGTNVGGVRSPNPFWLASGPPTNSAYQVRRAFAAGWGGVVWKTLGTEPIVNVSSRYGALDYDGQKVVGLNNIELITDRTLETNLAEIRQVKREFPDHAVVVSLMVESKPEVWHDIVKRTQDTGCDGLELNFGCPHGMSERGMGAAVGQVPDYTEQITTWVKEAAEIPVLVKLTPNVTDVRFVARAARRGGADGLALINTVNSIIGVDLDSLLPVPHVAGRGSHGGYCGPAVKPIALHMVHSIAADAGIGLPISGIGGIQTWRDAVEFMLLGASGVQVCTAAMHYGFRIVEQFVSGLENWMAGHGFARLDDFIGRTVPLVGDWNQLDLSYKVAAQIDQESCVHCGVCYIACEDGAHQSIVHTTVSEDAYVARHGADGPRALMHSGGFRVFAGAGEGKVNLFEVDQDKCVGCNLCSLVCPVDGCIEMVRQDTGRPSMTYPEYLAKVEAGEMDKIEPPEHS